A genomic window from Pyxicephalus adspersus chromosome 2, UCB_Pads_2.0, whole genome shotgun sequence includes:
- the BACC1 gene encoding BPTF-associated chromatin complex component 1 isoform X3, with product MTSTSTKVGEIFSAAGAAFTKLGELTMQLHPVTDSSPAGAQIKYAVKKKIYDDSGVPLPSDSPRKVAKKVAPVSSSGSLVSAPPATSGTTIPEGSQGAMRKRKSSADVTLSALNDSDANSDLVDIEGLGERSTVKKLNFDQDSLNLDSNFIMNSSDLPLLSR from the exons GTCGGAGAGATATTCTCAGCAGCCGGTGCCGCCTTCACCAAACTGGGAGAATTGACGATGCAGCTCCACCCCGTGACGGATTCCTCACCAGCAGG GGCACAGATTAAATACGCTGTGAAAAAGAAGATCTATGATGACAGCGGGGTTCCCCTGCCTTCAGATTCTCCCCGAAAAGTAGCAAAGAAGGTCGCACCAGTTTCATCTTCAGGTAGCCTGGTGTCGGCACCCCCGGCTACTAGTGGGACGACAATACCCGAGGGGTCACAGGGTGCCATGAGGAAACGCAAGTCCTCTG CAGATGTAACGCTCAGTGCCCTGAATGACTCCGATGCCAACAGTGACCTGGTAGATATAGAAGGTTTGGGTGAAAGGAGCACAGTGAAAAAACTCAACTTCGATCAGG aCAGTCTAAACTTGGATTCTAATTTTATCATGAACTCCAGTGATCTCCCTCTTTTATCTCGTTAA
- the BACC1 gene encoding BPTF-associated chromatin complex component 1 isoform X1 — MTSTSTKVGEIFSAAGAAFTKLGELTMQLHPVTDSSPAGARWTDNEIQMLHAAVRRFGEDLNQISSVIKERTVAQIKYAVKKKIYDDSGVPLPSDSPRKVAKKVAPVSSSGSLVSAPPATSGTTIPEGSQGAMRKRKSSADVTLSALNDSDANSDLVDIEGLGERSTVKKLNFDQDSLNLDSNFIMNSSDLPLLSR, encoded by the exons GTCGGAGAGATATTCTCAGCAGCCGGTGCCGCCTTCACCAAACTGGGAGAATTGACGATGCAGCTCCACCCCGTGACGGATTCCTCACCAGCAGG GGCCCGCTGGACAGACAATGAGATTCAGATGTTGCATGCGGCTGTCAGACGCTTCGGGGAAGACTTAAATCAGATCAGCTCAGTAATCAAGGAAAGGACAGT GGCACAGATTAAATACGCTGTGAAAAAGAAGATCTATGATGACAGCGGGGTTCCCCTGCCTTCAGATTCTCCCCGAAAAGTAGCAAAGAAGGTCGCACCAGTTTCATCTTCAGGTAGCCTGGTGTCGGCACCCCCGGCTACTAGTGGGACGACAATACCCGAGGGGTCACAGGGTGCCATGAGGAAACGCAAGTCCTCTG CAGATGTAACGCTCAGTGCCCTGAATGACTCCGATGCCAACAGTGACCTGGTAGATATAGAAGGTTTGGGTGAAAGGAGCACAGTGAAAAAACTCAACTTCGATCAGG aCAGTCTAAACTTGGATTCTAATTTTATCATGAACTCCAGTGATCTCCCTCTTTTATCTCGTTAA
- the BACC1 gene encoding BPTF-associated chromatin complex component 1 isoform X2 codes for MTSTSTKVGEIFSAAGAAFTKLGELTMQLHPVTDSSPAGARWTDNEIQMLHAAVRRFGEDLNQISSVIKERTVAQIKYAVKKKIYDDSGVPLPSDSPRKVAKKVAPVSSSGSLVSAPPATSGTTIPEGSQGAMRKRKSSDVTLSALNDSDANSDLVDIEGLGERSTVKKLNFDQDSLNLDSNFIMNSSDLPLLSR; via the exons GTCGGAGAGATATTCTCAGCAGCCGGTGCCGCCTTCACCAAACTGGGAGAATTGACGATGCAGCTCCACCCCGTGACGGATTCCTCACCAGCAGG GGCCCGCTGGACAGACAATGAGATTCAGATGTTGCATGCGGCTGTCAGACGCTTCGGGGAAGACTTAAATCAGATCAGCTCAGTAATCAAGGAAAGGACAGT GGCACAGATTAAATACGCTGTGAAAAAGAAGATCTATGATGACAGCGGGGTTCCCCTGCCTTCAGATTCTCCCCGAAAAGTAGCAAAGAAGGTCGCACCAGTTTCATCTTCAGGTAGCCTGGTGTCGGCACCCCCGGCTACTAGTGGGACGACAATACCCGAGGGGTCACAGGGTGCCATGAGGAAACGCAAGTCCTCTG ATGTAACGCTCAGTGCCCTGAATGACTCCGATGCCAACAGTGACCTGGTAGATATAGAAGGTTTGGGTGAAAGGAGCACAGTGAAAAAACTCAACTTCGATCAGG aCAGTCTAAACTTGGATTCTAATTTTATCATGAACTCCAGTGATCTCCCTCTTTTATCTCGTTAA